In Zalophus californianus isolate mZalCal1 chromosome 4, mZalCal1.pri.v2, whole genome shotgun sequence, the following proteins share a genomic window:
- the LUZP1 gene encoding leucine zipper protein 1 isoform X2 → MAELTNYKDTASSRHLRFKLQSLSRRLDELEEATKNLQKAEDELLDLQDKVIQAEGSNSSMLAEIEVLRQRVLRIEGKDEEIKRAEDLCQLMKEKLEEEENLTRELKSEIERLQKRMAELEKLEEAFGRSKNDCTQLCLSLNEERNLTKKISSELEMLRVKVKELESSEDRLDKTEQSLVSELEKLKSLTLSFVSERKYLNEKEKENEKLIKELTQKLEQNKKMNRDYTRNASNLLERNDLRIEDGISNTLPCKESRRKGTLDYLKQVENETRNKSENEKNRNQEDNKVKDLNQEIEKLKTQIKHFEFLEEELKKMRAKNNDLQDNYLSEQNKNKLLASQLEEIKLQIKKQKELENGEVAGDEAFLSSKGRHERTKFRGHGSEAPVSKHMPRELSPQHKRERHRNREFVLNSENYSLGNRQVSSPSFTNRRAAKASNVGAAADSGTQETRRTEDRYASGSSQSEGRRPREQPSVLSRYPPAAQEHSKAWKGTPKPGTESGLKGKVEKTTRTFSDSTTHGSVPSDILGRADKASDTSTEALFGKRGQVPGNGSPLNQAADCGSPKGIGSLASSRRSSSEGLCKGKKAVTGQEADTGSSNSKPPLLSKYPYSSRSQENILQGFSTPNKEGIDQPVAVVMEDSSPHEALRCRVIKSSGREKPDSDDDVDVTSLVTAKLVNTTITPEPEPKHQPNSREKAKSRGGLRTSLFETDKDVGTENESVKPVRASTNAVEFPDTNGAGATSQRPFSPREALRSRAIIKPVIIDKDVKKIMGGSGTEATTEKQKSTSRPGPNKVTSSITIYPSDSPSPRSAPGEAPRERHTSTSNIQLGPAELPSGSNHISTPLELSIHKHDIALQLPEAERTGDGPLKNRPETVVSRSSIIIKPSDPVERNSHAPPAETIRWKSHGAPSEAGSADTRHVTVRNAWKSRRDLNSLEDPPARGGRNVEAPNAYTQRAATDCSDLGQPRLYLCEQGTQRAGNSGDAPELASRRSHSSLTVSEVLTRRNRVGDAGTTAAWNHSAGAEGDDCALGAHRRPHNSLERCELPAKPGPSEPGRARAEERLRPARPCAEDN, encoded by the exons ATGGCTGAACTTACAAACTACAAGGATACCGCCTCCAGCCGCCACCTGCGGTTTAAGTTACAGAGTCTAAGCCGCCGTCTTGATGAGTTGGAGGAAGCCACAAAAAACCTCCAGAAAGCAGAGGATGAGCTCCTGGATCTGCAGGACAAGGTGATTCAGGCAGAAGGCAGCAACTCCAGCATGCTGGCGGAGATTGAAGTGCTGCGCCAGCGAGTGCTGAGAATCGAAGgcaaagatgaggaaattaagagaGCGGAGGACCTGTGTCAGCTGATGAAGGAGAAgcttgaagaggaagaaaacctCACCCGGGAGCTGAAATCAGAGATTGAGCGGCTTCAGAAACGAATGGCTGAACtggagaagctggaggaggcctTTGGCAGGAGTAAGAATGATTGTACCCAACTCTGTCTGAGTCTGAATGAGGAGAGAAACCTGACAAAGAAGATCTCCTCTGAGCTGGAAATGCTCAGGGTCAAAGTGAAAGAACTGGAATCTTCCGAGGACCGCCTGGATAAAACTGAGCAGAGTTTAGTGTCGGAGTTAGAAAAGCTGAAATCATTAACTCTGAGCTTTGTAAGTGAGAGAAAATACttgaatgaaaaggagaaagaaaatgagaaactgaTAAAAGAGCTCACTCAGAAACTGGAGcagaacaaaaaaatgaaccGAGATTATACAAGGAATGCTTCTAATCTTCTGGAAAGGAATGACCTACGGATTGAGGACGGGATCTCCAACACACTGCCATGCAAAGAATCAAGAAGGAAGGGCACTCTGGACTATCTAAAGCAGGTAGAGAACGAGACAAGAAACAAATCCGAAAATGAAAAGAACCGAAATCAGGAAGACAACAAAGTTAAAGACCTTAACCAAGAGATTGAGAAACTTAAGACACAAatcaaacattttgaatttttggaaGAAGAACTTAAGAAAATGAGGGCCAAAAATAATGATCTTCAGGATAATTACctaagtgaacaaaataaaaacaaactcttaGCCAGCCAGCTGGAGGAGATAAAGCtccaaatcaagaaacagaaagagttAGAGaatggggaggtggcaggggatGAGGCCTTCCTGTCCAGCAAAGGCAGGCACGAGAGGACTAAGTTCAGAGGCCATGGGAGTGAGGCACCTGTGTCCAAGCACATGCCCCGGGAACTGTCCCCTCAGCATAAGCGGGAGAGGCATCGAAACAGGGAGTTTGTGCTCAACAGTGAAAACTATTCTCTGGGCAACAGGCAGGTTTCCTCTCCCAGTTTCACTAATAGGAGGGCAGCCAAAGCTTCCAACGTAGGGGCGGCTGCAGACAGTGGGACTCAGGAGACCAGGAGAACTGAAGACCGGTATGCATCGGGCTCTTCTCAGAGTGAAGGGAGGAGGCCCCGGGAGCAGCCTTCAGTGCTCAGCCGCTACCCACCAGCTGCTCAGGAGCACAGTAAAGCTTGGAAGGGTACTCCCAAGCCAGGTACCGAGAGTGGGTTGAAGGGAAAAGTGGAGAAGACAACACGAACATTTAGTGACAGTACCACCCATGGATCTGTTCCCAGTGACATACTGGGTAGAGCTGACAAGGCCTCTGACACCTCCACGGAGGCCCTCTTTGGCAAGAGGGGGCAGGTACCCGGCAACGGAAGTCCGTTAAATCAGGCTGCAGACTGTGGCAGTCCTAAGGGGATTGGGTCCCTGGCCTCATCTCGAAGATCTTCCTCAGAAGGGCTCTGCAAGGGCAAAAAGGCTGTCACTGGCCAGGAGGCTGATACCGGTTCCTCAAATTCCAAGCCTCCACTTTTATCAAAGTATCCTTATAGCTCCAGAAGCCAAGAGAACATCCTTCAGGGCTTTTCAACCCCAAACAAAGAAGGCATCGATCAGCCCGTAGCCGTTGTGATGGAAGACAGCAGTCCACACGAGGCCCTGAGGTGCCGAGTCATCAAATCCAGTGGCAGAGAGAAGCCAGACTCAGATGACGATGTGGACGTAACCTCTCTCGTGACTGCCAAGTTGGTAAACACAACCATCACTCCGGAGCCAGAGCCAAAACACCAACCCAACTCTAGGGAAAAAGCCAAATCCCGAGGGGGACTTAGAACCTCCCTGTTTGAGACTGATAAAGATGTTGGAACAGAAAATGAATCTGTGAAACCTGTCCGAGCCTCCACCAATGCCGTGGAGTTCCCAGATACCAATGGTGCTGGGGCTACAAGCCAGCGGCCCTTCAGCCCCAGAGAGGCCTTGCGGTCCAGGGCCATCATCAAACCTGTCATCATTGATAAGGATGTGAAAAAAATCATGGGAGGATCTGGAACGGAGGCCACCACGGAGAAGCAGAAGTCCACCTCCAGACCAGGGCCAAACAAGGTGACAAGCAGCATAACCATCTACCCCTCTGACAGCCCCAGCCCTCGGTCCGCCCCAGGTGAGGCTCCGCGGGAGAGGCACACGTCCACCAGCAACATCCAGCTTGGGCCAGCAGAGCTCCCGTCAGGTAGCAACCACATCAGCACCCCCTTGGAGCTCTCCATTCACAAACATGACATTGCCCTGCAGCTCCCGGAAGCTGAAAGAACGGGAGATGGGCCCCTGAAGAACAGGCCAGAAACAGTGGTCTCTCGGAGCAGCATTATAATCAAGCCCTCAGACCCCGTGGAGAGAAACAGCCATGCACCCCCAGCAGAGACAATCAGGTGGAAAAGCCATGGTGCCCCTTCAGAAGCGGGCTCTGCAGACACCAGGCATGTTACCGTGCGGAACGCCTGGAAGAGTCGGCGAGACTTGAACTCTTTAGAAGACCCCCCAGCTCGAGGAGGCAGAAACGTGGAAGCTCCCAACGCCTACACCCAGAGGGCCGCCACAGACTGTTCAGACCTCGGACAGCCCAGGTTGTACCTTTGCGAGCAGGGCACTCAAAGGGCAGGAAATTCAGGGGACGCCCCCGAGCTCGCCTCCAGAAGGAGCCACAGCAGCCTCACCGTGTCCGAGGTGCTCACTCGTCGGAATCGGGTGGGAGACGCAGGCACCACGGCAGCCTGGAACCACTCGGCAGGCGCG GAAGGGGACGACTGCGCACTCGGTGCCCACAGGCGACCGCACAACTCCCTGGAGCGGTGTGAGCTGCCTGCGAAGCCGGGGCCGTCAGAGCCGGGGCGAGCCCGGGCTGAGGAGCGGTTACGGCCAGCCAGGCCCTGCGCCGAGGACAACTGA
- the LUZP1 gene encoding leucine zipper protein 1 isoform X1: MAELTNYKDTASSRHLRFKLQSLSRRLDELEEATKNLQKAEDELLDLQDKVIQAEGSNSSMLAEIEVLRQRVLRIEGKDEEIKRAEDLCQLMKEKLEEEENLTRELKSEIERLQKRMAELEKLEEAFGRSKNDCTQLCLSLNEERNLTKKISSELEMLRVKVKELESSEDRLDKTEQSLVSELEKLKSLTLSFVSERKYLNEKEKENEKLIKELTQKLEQNKKMNRDYTRNASNLLERNDLRIEDGISNTLPCKESRRKGTLDYLKQVENETRNKSENEKNRNQEDNKVKDLNQEIEKLKTQIKHFEFLEEELKKMRAKNNDLQDNYLSEQNKNKLLASQLEEIKLQIKKQKELENGEVAGDEAFLSSKGRHERTKFRGHGSEAPVSKHMPRELSPQHKRERHRNREFVLNSENYSLGNRQVSSPSFTNRRAAKASNVGAAADSGTQETRRTEDRYASGSSQSEGRRPREQPSVLSRYPPAAQEHSKAWKGTPKPGTESGLKGKVEKTTRTFSDSTTHGSVPSDILGRADKASDTSTEALFGKRGQVPGNGSPLNQAADCGSPKGIGSLASSRRSSSEGLCKGKKAVTGQEADTGSSNSKPPLLSKYPYSSRSQENILQGFSTPNKEGIDQPVAVVMEDSSPHEALRCRVIKSSGREKPDSDDDVDVTSLVTAKLVNTTITPEPEPKHQPNSREKAKSRGGLRTSLFETDKDVGTENESVKPVRASTNAVEFPDTNGAGATSQRPFSPREALRSRAIIKPVIIDKDVKKIMGGSGTEATTEKQKSTSRPGPNKVTSSITIYPSDSPSPRSAPGEAPRERHTSTSNIQLGPAELPSGSNHISTPLELSIHKHDIALQLPEAERTGDGPLKNRPETVVSRSSIIIKPSDPVERNSHAPPAETIRWKSHGAPSEAGSADTRHVTVRNAWKSRRDLNSLEDPPARGGRNVEAPNAYTQRAATDCSDLGQPRLYLCEQGTQRAGNSGDAPELASRRSHSSLTVSEVLTRRNRVGDAGTTAAWNHSAGAEEGDDCALGAHRRPHNSLERCELPAKPGPSEPGRARAEERLRPARPCAEDN; this comes from the exons ATGGCTGAACTTACAAACTACAAGGATACCGCCTCCAGCCGCCACCTGCGGTTTAAGTTACAGAGTCTAAGCCGCCGTCTTGATGAGTTGGAGGAAGCCACAAAAAACCTCCAGAAAGCAGAGGATGAGCTCCTGGATCTGCAGGACAAGGTGATTCAGGCAGAAGGCAGCAACTCCAGCATGCTGGCGGAGATTGAAGTGCTGCGCCAGCGAGTGCTGAGAATCGAAGgcaaagatgaggaaattaagagaGCGGAGGACCTGTGTCAGCTGATGAAGGAGAAgcttgaagaggaagaaaacctCACCCGGGAGCTGAAATCAGAGATTGAGCGGCTTCAGAAACGAATGGCTGAACtggagaagctggaggaggcctTTGGCAGGAGTAAGAATGATTGTACCCAACTCTGTCTGAGTCTGAATGAGGAGAGAAACCTGACAAAGAAGATCTCCTCTGAGCTGGAAATGCTCAGGGTCAAAGTGAAAGAACTGGAATCTTCCGAGGACCGCCTGGATAAAACTGAGCAGAGTTTAGTGTCGGAGTTAGAAAAGCTGAAATCATTAACTCTGAGCTTTGTAAGTGAGAGAAAATACttgaatgaaaaggagaaagaaaatgagaaactgaTAAAAGAGCTCACTCAGAAACTGGAGcagaacaaaaaaatgaaccGAGATTATACAAGGAATGCTTCTAATCTTCTGGAAAGGAATGACCTACGGATTGAGGACGGGATCTCCAACACACTGCCATGCAAAGAATCAAGAAGGAAGGGCACTCTGGACTATCTAAAGCAGGTAGAGAACGAGACAAGAAACAAATCCGAAAATGAAAAGAACCGAAATCAGGAAGACAACAAAGTTAAAGACCTTAACCAAGAGATTGAGAAACTTAAGACACAAatcaaacattttgaatttttggaaGAAGAACTTAAGAAAATGAGGGCCAAAAATAATGATCTTCAGGATAATTACctaagtgaacaaaataaaaacaaactcttaGCCAGCCAGCTGGAGGAGATAAAGCtccaaatcaagaaacagaaagagttAGAGaatggggaggtggcaggggatGAGGCCTTCCTGTCCAGCAAAGGCAGGCACGAGAGGACTAAGTTCAGAGGCCATGGGAGTGAGGCACCTGTGTCCAAGCACATGCCCCGGGAACTGTCCCCTCAGCATAAGCGGGAGAGGCATCGAAACAGGGAGTTTGTGCTCAACAGTGAAAACTATTCTCTGGGCAACAGGCAGGTTTCCTCTCCCAGTTTCACTAATAGGAGGGCAGCCAAAGCTTCCAACGTAGGGGCGGCTGCAGACAGTGGGACTCAGGAGACCAGGAGAACTGAAGACCGGTATGCATCGGGCTCTTCTCAGAGTGAAGGGAGGAGGCCCCGGGAGCAGCCTTCAGTGCTCAGCCGCTACCCACCAGCTGCTCAGGAGCACAGTAAAGCTTGGAAGGGTACTCCCAAGCCAGGTACCGAGAGTGGGTTGAAGGGAAAAGTGGAGAAGACAACACGAACATTTAGTGACAGTACCACCCATGGATCTGTTCCCAGTGACATACTGGGTAGAGCTGACAAGGCCTCTGACACCTCCACGGAGGCCCTCTTTGGCAAGAGGGGGCAGGTACCCGGCAACGGAAGTCCGTTAAATCAGGCTGCAGACTGTGGCAGTCCTAAGGGGATTGGGTCCCTGGCCTCATCTCGAAGATCTTCCTCAGAAGGGCTCTGCAAGGGCAAAAAGGCTGTCACTGGCCAGGAGGCTGATACCGGTTCCTCAAATTCCAAGCCTCCACTTTTATCAAAGTATCCTTATAGCTCCAGAAGCCAAGAGAACATCCTTCAGGGCTTTTCAACCCCAAACAAAGAAGGCATCGATCAGCCCGTAGCCGTTGTGATGGAAGACAGCAGTCCACACGAGGCCCTGAGGTGCCGAGTCATCAAATCCAGTGGCAGAGAGAAGCCAGACTCAGATGACGATGTGGACGTAACCTCTCTCGTGACTGCCAAGTTGGTAAACACAACCATCACTCCGGAGCCAGAGCCAAAACACCAACCCAACTCTAGGGAAAAAGCCAAATCCCGAGGGGGACTTAGAACCTCCCTGTTTGAGACTGATAAAGATGTTGGAACAGAAAATGAATCTGTGAAACCTGTCCGAGCCTCCACCAATGCCGTGGAGTTCCCAGATACCAATGGTGCTGGGGCTACAAGCCAGCGGCCCTTCAGCCCCAGAGAGGCCTTGCGGTCCAGGGCCATCATCAAACCTGTCATCATTGATAAGGATGTGAAAAAAATCATGGGAGGATCTGGAACGGAGGCCACCACGGAGAAGCAGAAGTCCACCTCCAGACCAGGGCCAAACAAGGTGACAAGCAGCATAACCATCTACCCCTCTGACAGCCCCAGCCCTCGGTCCGCCCCAGGTGAGGCTCCGCGGGAGAGGCACACGTCCACCAGCAACATCCAGCTTGGGCCAGCAGAGCTCCCGTCAGGTAGCAACCACATCAGCACCCCCTTGGAGCTCTCCATTCACAAACATGACATTGCCCTGCAGCTCCCGGAAGCTGAAAGAACGGGAGATGGGCCCCTGAAGAACAGGCCAGAAACAGTGGTCTCTCGGAGCAGCATTATAATCAAGCCCTCAGACCCCGTGGAGAGAAACAGCCATGCACCCCCAGCAGAGACAATCAGGTGGAAAAGCCATGGTGCCCCTTCAGAAGCGGGCTCTGCAGACACCAGGCATGTTACCGTGCGGAACGCCTGGAAGAGTCGGCGAGACTTGAACTCTTTAGAAGACCCCCCAGCTCGAGGAGGCAGAAACGTGGAAGCTCCCAACGCCTACACCCAGAGGGCCGCCACAGACTGTTCAGACCTCGGACAGCCCAGGTTGTACCTTTGCGAGCAGGGCACTCAAAGGGCAGGAAATTCAGGGGACGCCCCCGAGCTCGCCTCCAGAAGGAGCCACAGCAGCCTCACCGTGTCCGAGGTGCTCACTCGTCGGAATCGGGTGGGAGACGCAGGCACCACGGCAGCCTGGAACCACTCGGCAGGCGCG GAGGAAGGGGACGACTGCGCACTCGGTGCCCACAGGCGACCGCACAACTCCCTGGAGCGGTGTGAGCTGCCTGCGAAGCCGGGGCCGTCAGAGCCGGGGCGAGCCCGGGCTGAGGAGCGGTTACGGCCAGCCAGGCCCTGCGCCGAGGACAACTGA